A genomic segment from Meiothermus sp. Pnk-1 encodes:
- a CDS encoding 2-oxoglutarate dehydrogenase E1 component, with protein sequence MEHAVDSGSLAFLEALYQEYQRNPSSLSQEWRSYFSQLALAEPQTPIASSSASVLPTELAEFVLRVERLVNAYRERGHLAARIDPLGRPRPAPADLEPSYHGLSQADLDRPLPPGLFPAPTLREAIAKLQVAYCGSVGLETAHIESPEIRRWLEAKIEAGLPQPDAPTRKRILERLMQASLWEEFLAKKYLGAKTFSLEGNEALIPLLDTAIEEGARYGVSEAVMAMAHRGRLNVLVNVTKKPVEEVFLEFEEVFPEGYAGDVKYHLGYSSDVDTPHGKVHLSLNFNPSHLEFVTPVAMGRLRAKQDRFGDRERKKGLLIALHGDAAFIGEGIVQESLNISGIPAYTVGGALHVIVNNQLGFTTEPREYTAGRYSTEVAKMLESPIFHVNAEDPDAVYGVVVLAMEFRATFGRDVFIDLVGYRRKGHNETDEPAFTQPGMYALIAQKPQAYKTYFKTLEAAGLVNQAELDQMTKSYNGKLEAAFDRIKREPHPVRPHAGGGIWKGYVGGADSDVPEADTRVPLERLQGLMMALTRLPEGFHLHPKLSRFLEARREMAELKRPLDWAAAEALAFGSLAAEGHRVRMSGQDVVRGTFTQRHAGFTDTETAARYLGLNHLVEGQAPVELYNSALSEAGVLGFEYGYSLDYPEALVLWEAQYGDFVNTAQVIIDQFIASAEAKWGRLSGLVMLLPHGLEGGGPEHSSARLERFLQLCATDNMQVTYPSTPAQYFHLLRRQVKRPWRKPLIVMTPKSLLRNPEVVSPMSELAEGRFQRVIPDKVGKPKKVGRILLCAGKVYYDLVAARKAAGREDVAIVRLEQFYPLPEAELQAALEVYPKDIPVYWVQEEAANQGAWWFLRARFGVSIYGHPFYGIARDESSSPAVGSSKVHKREQEALVREALALAEEAPRAAKG encoded by the coding sequence ATGGAGCACGCCGTGGATAGTGGAAGCCTGGCCTTTTTGGAGGCCCTTTACCAAGAGTATCAACGCAACCCTTCGTCGCTGTCACAGGAGTGGCGCAGTTATTTTTCCCAGCTCGCCCTAGCAGAACCCCAAACCCCCATAGCTTCCTCCTCGGCCAGCGTCTTACCTACGGAGCTGGCCGAGTTCGTGCTGCGGGTCGAGCGGCTGGTGAATGCCTACCGTGAACGGGGTCACCTGGCGGCCCGGATTGACCCTTTGGGCCGCCCCCGTCCGGCTCCGGCGGACCTCGAGCCCAGCTACCACGGGCTGAGCCAGGCCGACCTGGACCGGCCCCTACCCCCGGGACTCTTCCCCGCCCCGACCCTGCGCGAGGCTATCGCCAAACTCCAGGTCGCTTACTGCGGCAGTGTCGGCCTCGAGACCGCCCACATCGAAAGCCCTGAGATCCGCCGTTGGCTCGAGGCCAAAATCGAGGCCGGGCTTCCGCAACCCGATGCCCCCACCCGTAAACGCATCCTCGAGCGCCTGATGCAAGCCTCGTTGTGGGAGGAGTTCTTGGCCAAGAAGTATTTAGGGGCCAAGACCTTCTCCCTCGAGGGCAACGAGGCCCTGATTCCCCTTCTCGATACCGCCATCGAAGAAGGAGCCCGGTACGGGGTCAGCGAGGCGGTGATGGCGATGGCCCACCGGGGGCGCCTCAACGTGCTGGTCAACGTGACCAAGAAGCCGGTGGAGGAGGTATTCCTCGAGTTCGAGGAGGTCTTCCCGGAAGGCTATGCCGGGGACGTGAAGTACCACCTGGGATACTCCAGCGATGTGGATACCCCTCATGGCAAGGTTCACCTCTCGCTCAACTTCAACCCCTCCCACCTCGAGTTCGTGACCCCGGTGGCGATGGGCCGCTTGAGGGCTAAGCAGGATCGCTTCGGTGACCGCGAGCGCAAGAAGGGCCTGCTCATCGCCCTGCACGGCGACGCCGCGTTTATCGGGGAGGGGATCGTTCAGGAGAGCCTCAACATCTCCGGCATCCCGGCCTACACCGTGGGCGGGGCTTTGCATGTGATCGTCAACAACCAGCTGGGCTTCACCACCGAGCCCCGCGAATACACCGCTGGCCGCTACTCCACCGAGGTGGCCAAGATGCTGGAGTCGCCCATCTTCCACGTCAACGCCGAAGACCCCGACGCGGTGTATGGGGTGGTGGTGCTGGCCATGGAGTTCCGCGCGACCTTTGGACGGGACGTGTTCATAGATTTGGTGGGCTACCGCCGCAAAGGGCACAACGAGACCGACGAGCCGGCCTTCACCCAGCCAGGAATGTATGCGTTGATCGCCCAGAAGCCCCAGGCGTACAAGACTTACTTCAAGACGCTCGAGGCGGCCGGGCTGGTCAACCAAGCCGAGCTCGATCAGATGACCAAGTCCTACAACGGCAAGCTCGAGGCGGCTTTTGACCGAATCAAGCGCGAGCCCCACCCGGTGCGCCCCCATGCCGGAGGGGGAATCTGGAAAGGATATGTAGGCGGTGCGGACAGCGACGTGCCCGAGGCCGATACCAGGGTTCCCTTGGAACGCTTGCAAGGCTTGATGATGGCCTTGACCCGCCTGCCTGAAGGGTTCCACCTCCACCCCAAACTGTCGCGCTTCCTCGAGGCGCGCAGGGAGATGGCGGAGCTAAAACGCCCCCTGGATTGGGCGGCGGCGGAGGCCCTGGCCTTCGGCTCCTTAGCCGCGGAGGGCCACCGCGTCCGCATGAGCGGCCAGGATGTGGTGCGCGGAACCTTCACCCAGCGCCACGCCGGGTTCACCGACACCGAGACGGCCGCCCGCTACCTGGGCCTCAACCATTTGGTGGAGGGGCAGGCCCCGGTTGAACTCTATAACTCCGCGCTCTCCGAGGCAGGGGTGCTGGGCTTCGAGTACGGTTACAGCCTCGACTACCCCGAGGCCTTGGTGCTGTGGGAGGCGCAGTACGGCGATTTTGTCAACACTGCCCAGGTTATCATCGACCAGTTCATCGCCAGCGCCGAGGCTAAGTGGGGCCGCCTCAGCGGGCTGGTCATGCTCTTGCCGCACGGCCTCGAGGGCGGCGGCCCAGAGCACTCCTCGGCCCGGCTCGAGCGCTTCCTGCAACTCTGCGCCACCGACAACATGCAGGTGACCTACCCCAGCACCCCGGCGCAGTACTTCCACCTGCTGCGCCGCCAGGTCAAGCGCCCTTGGCGCAAACCCCTCATCGTGATGACCCCCAAGAGCTTGTTGCGCAACCCCGAGGTGGTCTCGCCCATGAGCGAGTTGGCCGAGGGGCGCTTCCAGCGGGTCATCCCCGACAAGGTAGGGAAGCCCAAGAAGGTGGGTCGGATCTTGTTGTGCGCGGGTAAGGTCTACTATGACCTGGTGGCGGCCCGCAAGGCGGCTGGGCGTGAGGATGTGGCTATCGTGCGCCTCGAGCAGTTCTACCCCCTCCCCGAGGCCGAGCTGCAAGCGGCGCTCGAGGTCTACCCCAAGGACATCCCGGTCTACTGGGTGCAAGAGGAAGCCGCTAACCAGGGGGCGTGGTGGTTCTTGCGGGCCCGCTTCGGGGTGAGCATCTACGGCCATCCCTTCTACGGCATCGCCCGCGACGAGTCCTCGAGCCCGGCGGTGGGCTCTTCTAAAGTTCACAAGCGCGAGCAAGAGGCCTTGGTACGCGAAGCGTTGGCCCTGGCGGAGGAGGCCCCGCGCGCGGCCAAGGGATAG
- a CDS encoding 4a-hydroxytetrahydrobiopterin dehydratase produces MGALTQAQIQQALSVLPGWRLVEGRIEKTYPFASYADGAAFAFRVTLLAEKTDHHPDALTIAWKEVRVAYVTHSQGGVTSKDLEAARALEEIYTPFKV; encoded by the coding sequence ATGGGCGCACTCACTCAGGCGCAAATTCAGCAGGCCCTCTCGGTTTTGCCCGGTTGGAGGCTGGTAGAGGGGCGCATCGAGAAGACCTACCCCTTTGCCTCGTACGCCGACGGGGCGGCCTTCGCCTTTCGGGTTACGCTCTTGGCCGAGAAAACCGATCACCACCCCGATGCCCTGACCATCGCCTGGAAGGAGGTTCGGGTGGCCTACGTGACCCACTCTCAGGGCGGGGTGACTTCCAAAGACCTCGAGGCGGCGAGGGCGCTGGAGGAGATTTACACCCCGTTCAAGGTCTAG
- the rplM gene encoding 50S ribosomal protein L13 — MFKTFVPKQVEPKWVLVDAEGQTVGRLATQIARILRGKHKPDWTPNMATGDFVVVINAAKARFTGNKLQSKVYTRYTGYQGGLKKTSAGEMLAKHPERVIEHAVKGMLPKGPLGYKIFSRLKVYAGPTHPHQAQHPQKLEVK, encoded by the coding sequence GTGTTCAAGACCTTTGTACCAAAACAGGTCGAGCCTAAGTGGGTGCTGGTAGACGCGGAAGGGCAAACCGTAGGCCGGCTCGCCACCCAGATCGCCCGAATTCTACGGGGCAAGCACAAGCCAGACTGGACGCCCAACATGGCGACCGGCGACTTTGTGGTGGTGATCAATGCCGCTAAGGCCCGCTTTACCGGGAATAAGCTCCAGAGCAAGGTCTATACCCGTTACACCGGGTATCAGGGTGGGCTCAAGAAGACCTCGGCGGGCGAGATGTTGGCCAAGCACCCCGAGCGGGTCATCGAGCACGCCGTCAAAGGGATGCTCCCTAAAGGCCCTCTGGGTTACAAGATCTTCTCGCGCCTGAAGGTATACGCTGGACCGACCCATCCGCACCAGGCTCAACATCCGCAGAAGCTGGAGGTTAAGTAA
- the rpsI gene encoding 30S ribosomal protein S9, producing the protein MAEQFYGTGRRKTSVARVFLRPGSGKVTVNGMEFQDYFGGLIKAVAALEPLRTVDALNRFDATITVEGGGKAGQVDAIKLGLARALVRYNSDLRAKLKPLGFLTRDAREVERKKYGKHKARRAPQFSKR; encoded by the coding sequence ATGGCCGAGCAATTCTACGGAACTGGGCGGCGCAAGACCAGCGTGGCCCGCGTTTTCCTGCGTCCAGGCAGCGGCAAGGTGACCGTCAACGGGATGGAATTCCAGGACTATTTCGGCGGCTTGATCAAGGCTGTAGCGGCCCTCGAGCCCTTGCGTACGGTGGACGCCCTGAACCGCTTCGACGCCACCATCACCGTAGAGGGGGGCGGCAAAGCCGGCCAAGTAGACGCCATCAAGCTGGGCCTAGCCCGGGCCCTGGTGCGCTACAACAGCGACCTGCGGGCCAAGCTCAAGCCCCTGGGCTTCCTCACCCGTGACGCCCGCGAGGTCGAGCGCAAAAAGTACGGCAAGCACAAAGCCCGTCGTGCGCCCCAGTTCAGCAAGCGTTGA
- a CDS encoding ATP-dependent helicase — MSDLLSSLNEAQQAAVQHFEGPALVVAGAGSGKTRTVVHRIAYLLREHRVYAGEILAVTFTNKAAGEMKERLGKMVGRAAHDLWVSTFHSAALRILRVYGEWVGLKPGFVVYDDDDQSTLLKEILKELGLEAKPGAVRAVLDRIKNRLGGLSEFLREAPDYVAGIPREDAAQVYRRYQQGLRTQGAVDFNDLLLLAIELFEQHPEVLHKVRQRARFIHVDEYQDTNPVQYRFTRLLAGENPNLMVVGDPDQSIYGFRNADINNILDFTKDYPGAKVYRLEENYRSTRAILSLANAVIEKNALRLEKTLRPVKGGGDPVGLFRAPNAREEAAFVAREIARLGNFGQIAVLYRTNAQSRLLEEHLRRAQIPARLVGAVGFFERREVKDILAYARLAVNPLDSISLRRIVNVPARGIGASTVARLLEYAQQRGLPALEAFRHAEQILSRPQQVGAFVELVDELAEAAFEAGPAEFIQRVLDATDYKNFIKDEPDAEDRLANLDELLRAARDWEAEVGGSLAEFLDTVALTASAEEPARRVQDGKLEPPREKAEEVTLMTLHNAKGLEFPVVFLVGVEENLLPHRNSLNRLEDLEEERRLFYVGITRAQERLYLSYAEEREIYGKRESTRPSRFLDDIPEGLLVEINPFGEFAREAKLPVVGRGTTSARPKLSEDFKGGEKVRHPRFGNGTVVAALGGEVTVHFPSVGLKKLAVKFAGLEKLE, encoded by the coding sequence ATGTCGGACCTCCTCTCCTCCTTGAACGAAGCCCAGCAAGCGGCGGTCCAGCACTTTGAAGGCCCGGCCCTGGTGGTGGCGGGGGCTGGATCGGGCAAAACCCGCACCGTAGTCCATCGCATCGCCTACCTGTTGCGTGAGCACCGGGTCTACGCCGGGGAGATCCTGGCTGTGACCTTCACCAACAAGGCCGCCGGGGAGATGAAAGAGCGCCTCGGCAAGATGGTGGGTAGGGCGGCCCATGATCTGTGGGTTTCGACCTTCCACTCGGCAGCCCTGCGCATCCTGCGGGTGTATGGGGAATGGGTCGGGCTCAAGCCGGGGTTTGTGGTGTACGACGACGACGACCAGAGCACCTTGCTCAAGGAGATCCTGAAGGAGTTGGGGCTCGAGGCTAAGCCTGGCGCGGTACGGGCGGTGCTGGACCGGATCAAGAACCGCCTGGGCGGGCTGTCCGAGTTCTTGCGCGAGGCCCCCGATTACGTGGCCGGAATCCCGCGCGAGGACGCTGCCCAGGTCTACCGGCGTTACCAGCAAGGGCTGCGGACCCAAGGGGCGGTGGATTTCAACGACCTGCTGCTGTTGGCCATCGAGCTGTTCGAGCAACACCCGGAGGTGCTGCACAAGGTTCGACAGCGGGCCCGCTTCATCCACGTGGACGAGTACCAGGACACCAACCCCGTGCAGTACAGGTTCACCCGGCTCCTGGCCGGGGAAAATCCCAACTTGATGGTCGTCGGGGATCCCGACCAAAGCATCTACGGCTTTCGCAACGCCGACATCAACAACATCCTGGACTTCACCAAGGACTACCCTGGAGCCAAGGTCTACCGGCTCGAGGAGAACTACCGCTCCACCCGTGCCATCCTCAGCTTGGCCAACGCGGTGATCGAGAAGAATGCCCTGCGGCTGGAGAAAACCCTGCGCCCGGTGAAGGGTGGAGGGGACCCGGTGGGACTCTTCCGGGCCCCCAACGCCCGCGAGGAGGCGGCTTTTGTAGCGCGCGAGATCGCCCGGTTGGGTAACTTCGGACAGATCGCCGTCCTCTACCGTACCAACGCCCAGTCGCGGCTTTTGGAAGAGCACCTGCGACGCGCCCAGATCCCGGCTCGGCTGGTGGGAGCGGTGGGCTTCTTCGAGCGGCGCGAGGTCAAAGACATCCTGGCCTACGCCCGACTGGCGGTGAACCCCCTGGACTCGATCAGCCTGCGCCGGATCGTGAACGTACCGGCCCGGGGGATCGGGGCCAGCACGGTGGCGAGGCTGCTCGAGTATGCCCAGCAGCGCGGCCTACCGGCCCTTGAGGCCTTCCGCCACGCCGAACAAATCCTCTCCAGGCCACAGCAGGTGGGGGCTTTCGTCGAGCTGGTGGACGAGCTGGCCGAGGCGGCCTTTGAGGCCGGTCCGGCGGAGTTTATCCAGCGGGTGCTGGACGCCACCGACTACAAGAACTTCATCAAGGATGAGCCCGACGCCGAAGACCGCCTAGCCAACCTCGACGAGCTGTTGCGGGCGGCCCGCGATTGGGAGGCCGAGGTTGGGGGTAGCCTGGCTGAGTTCCTCGACACCGTCGCCCTCACCGCTTCGGCAGAAGAGCCGGCCAGGCGCGTACAAGACGGCAAGCTCGAGCCTCCACGGGAAAAGGCCGAGGAAGTCACCCTGATGACCTTGCACAACGCCAAAGGCCTCGAGTTCCCCGTCGTTTTCTTGGTGGGGGTGGAGGAAAACCTCCTGCCCCACCGCAACAGCCTGAACCGGCTGGAGGACTTAGAAGAGGAACGCCGGTTGTTCTACGTGGGCATCACCCGTGCCCAGGAGCGGCTGTACCTCTCCTATGCCGAGGAGCGCGAGATCTACGGCAAGCGCGAATCCACCCGGCCTAGCCGTTTTCTCGACGATATTCCCGAGGGGTTGCTGGTTGAAATCAACCCCTTTGGGGAGTTCGCTCGAGAGGCCAAGCTTCCTGTGGTGGGCCGGGGGACGACCTCCGCTCGTCCCAAGCTCTCCGAGGATTTTAAAGGCGGTGAGAAGGTCAGACATCCCCGCTTTGGCAACGGGACGGTGGTGGCGGCTTTAGGCGGCGAGGTGACGGTGCACTTCCCCAGCGTGGGGCTCAAGAAGCTGGCGGTGAAGTTCGCTGGGCTGGAGAAGCTCGAGTGA
- a CDS encoding phosphoglucomutase/phosphomannomutase family protein, with protein sequence MATIRFGTDGWRDVIADNFTFENVAKVAQAYASHLLEQGGKKVAVGYDTRFMAEKFARKAAEVLAANGLEVHLSKSYLPTPALSYAVKHLEADGGVMLTASHNPPEYQGFKIKGAYGGSATPTLVAEVEQKLGTEPKPFDPSRHRLHTFDIRKPYYDHLMGLLEVEALRTYEGVLYHDSMGGAGAGWLSGFVKHAKLRLELREIHGVPHPLFYGVNPEPIPANQQVVMTVLRAEEGLTFAAVTDGDADRIGAVLAGGQNFNSHQILAVLIKHLVRKGLRGRVVKTFSVSRVVERLAGKLGLEVVTTPIGFKYITEEMLRGGVLIGGEESGGIGVSGHIPERDAIYNALLLLEAMVKSGKSLGEQFAEIEAEVGFRHHYDRLDLRLPSMDHIRAAVEKVSTPQPIAEQEVVGVETLDGVKWNFANGGWLLFRASGTEPVLRIYCEMPSPELVQSALAQAQQLVE encoded by the coding sequence ATGGCAACTATCCGCTTCGGCACCGACGGCTGGCGCGACGTGATCGCCGACAACTTCACCTTCGAGAACGTAGCAAAGGTGGCCCAGGCGTATGCCAGCCACCTGCTCGAGCAAGGGGGGAAAAAGGTAGCGGTGGGCTATGACACCCGCTTCATGGCCGAGAAGTTCGCCCGCAAGGCCGCGGAGGTGCTGGCTGCAAACGGCCTCGAGGTCCACCTGTCCAAAAGCTATCTGCCCACCCCGGCGCTTTCTTATGCCGTCAAGCACCTCGAGGCCGACGGCGGGGTGATGCTCACCGCCAGCCACAACCCCCCAGAGTACCAAGGCTTCAAGATCAAAGGGGCTTACGGGGGGAGCGCCACCCCAACCCTGGTGGCCGAGGTGGAGCAAAAGCTGGGAACGGAGCCCAAACCCTTCGATCCCTCCCGGCATAGGCTGCACACCTTCGATATCCGCAAGCCCTATTACGACCACCTGATGGGCCTGCTCGAGGTGGAGGCCCTGCGCACCTACGAGGGGGTGCTCTACCACGACAGCATGGGTGGAGCGGGGGCCGGGTGGCTTTCGGGCTTTGTCAAGCACGCCAAATTAAGGCTCGAGCTGCGCGAAATCCACGGGGTTCCCCACCCCCTCTTCTACGGGGTCAACCCCGAGCCGATCCCCGCCAACCAGCAGGTGGTGATGACCGTGCTGCGCGCCGAGGAAGGGCTTACCTTCGCCGCCGTGACCGACGGGGACGCCGATCGAATCGGGGCGGTGCTGGCCGGGGGGCAAAACTTCAACTCGCACCAGATCCTTGCCGTGCTCATCAAGCATCTCGTCCGCAAGGGGCTGCGGGGACGGGTGGTCAAGACCTTCTCCGTGAGCCGGGTGGTGGAGCGGCTGGCAGGAAAGCTTGGGCTCGAGGTCGTCACCACCCCCATCGGCTTCAAGTACATCACCGAGGAAATGCTCCGAGGGGGCGTGTTGATCGGCGGGGAGGAGTCCGGGGGGATTGGGGTGAGCGGGCACATCCCCGAGCGGGACGCGATCTACAATGCCCTGCTCCTGCTCGAGGCGATGGTGAAGAGCGGCAAGAGCCTGGGGGAACAGTTTGCCGAAATCGAGGCCGAAGTGGGCTTCCGGCACCACTACGACCGGCTGGACCTGCGCCTGCCCTCGATGGACCACATTCGCGCTGCCGTGGAGAAGGTTTCTACACCCCAACCCATCGCCGAGCAGGAGGTGGTGGGGGTGGAGACCCTGGACGGGGTCAAGTGGAATTTCGCGAATGGCGGCTGGCTTCTCTTCCGGGCCTCGGGCACCGAGCCGGTGCTGCGCATCTACTGTGAAATGCCCTCGCCGGAACTGGTCCAATCCGCCTTGGCGCAAGCCCAGCAGCTGGTGGAATGA
- a CDS encoding nitroreductase family protein, whose translation MEFLEVIRKRKTTNGPFLDKPVSREHQHLLMEAASRAPSHFNSQPWRFVLIEDKALIARIAELGGSSMERLIAEGRFFERYRPYFRFSEKEMEERRDGILIDQLPGPLRPFTRQVMSPGALGLMRRLGVPRMLGEDNRKLIAGSPLLLAALLDKQEYRPGELSGFYSVLGLGMAIENIWLTTVELGMGIQFVSTPMEIPEAWEEIRRLLEVPEGLELMAVYRLGYLPPERPRPRIDWKSDHRKRISQYVFRDSCRTPERDD comes from the coding sequence ATGGAGTTCCTCGAGGTCATCCGCAAGCGCAAGACCACCAACGGCCCCTTCCTGGACAAGCCGGTCTCGAGGGAGCACCAACACCTCCTGATGGAGGCCGCCTCGCGCGCCCCCAGCCACTTCAACTCCCAACCCTGGCGTTTCGTGCTCATCGAAGATAAAGCCCTCATCGCCCGCATCGCCGAGCTGGGGGGCAGCTCGATGGAGCGCCTCATCGCCGAGGGACGCTTCTTCGAGCGCTACCGCCCCTACTTCCGCTTCAGCGAGAAGGAGATGGAAGAGCGGCGCGACGGCATCCTGATCGACCAACTGCCGGGGCCCTTGCGGCCTTTTACCCGCCAGGTCATGAGCCCCGGCGCGCTGGGGCTCATGAGGCGGCTGGGTGTGCCGCGCATGCTGGGGGAGGACAACCGCAAGCTCATCGCGGGCTCTCCCCTGCTGCTGGCGGCCCTCTTGGACAAGCAGGAGTACCGCCCCGGCGAGCTTTCGGGCTTTTACAGCGTATTGGGGCTGGGCATGGCCATCGAGAACATCTGGCTCACCACCGTCGAGCTGGGCATGGGCATCCAGTTCGTGAGCACCCCCATGGAGATCCCCGAAGCCTGGGAGGAGATCCGGCGGCTGCTGGAGGTGCCGGAGGGGCTCGAGCTCATGGCGGTGTACCGGCTGGGCTACCTGCCCCCCGAGAGGCCCCGCCCCCGCATCGACTGGAAGTCGGATCACCGCAAGCGCATCTCGCAGTACGTGTTCCGCGACTCTTGCCGAACCCCCGAGCGCGATGATTGA
- a CDS encoding type III polyketide synthase, with protein MIEDPQILPAGKSCSQARILGVGTALPPYALGQAQAQELARGLFCELPQVERLIGVFANTGIAQRYLARPPEWYTREHSFPEKNRAWFEAALELSLEASRKALLAAGKTPQEVAGVVFVSTTGIATPSPEAYLVQALGIPPSAIRLPLWGLGCAGGAAGLARSADLARLHPGRVFLLVTVELCSLTFIPGDRSKSNLVATSLFADGAAAVVLGAEGIADASSTRFPSVLGGFTRLLPDSYEVMGWDLHPQGLQVRFARSIPTLVQRQLPRLVREGLEAYGFLPEEIDLHVLHPGGAKVLAAYQEALGSSPESLAAAWEVLREYGNMSSPTVLFVLERLMGGPRKAGEMGLLLALGPGFALEGVLLRW; from the coding sequence ATGATTGAGGATCCCCAAATCCTCCCAGCGGGTAAATCCTGTTCACAAGCCCGAATCCTCGGGGTGGGAACGGCCTTGCCCCCTTATGCCCTCGGCCAGGCCCAAGCACAGGAGCTGGCGCGCGGGCTGTTCTGCGAGCTGCCCCAGGTAGAGCGGCTCATCGGGGTCTTCGCAAACACCGGGATCGCCCAGCGCTACTTGGCCCGCCCCCCCGAGTGGTACACCCGCGAACACTCCTTTCCGGAGAAAAACCGCGCCTGGTTCGAAGCCGCCCTGGAACTCTCCCTCGAGGCCAGCCGCAAGGCGCTTCTAGCCGCTGGAAAAACCCCCCAGGAGGTAGCCGGGGTGGTGTTCGTGAGCACCACCGGGATCGCCACCCCCAGCCCAGAGGCTTACCTTGTCCAAGCACTCGGCATCCCCCCTTCCGCGATACGTCTGCCGCTATGGGGGCTAGGCTGCGCAGGGGGGGCGGCCGGCCTGGCCCGTTCTGCCGATCTCGCCCGGCTCCATCCAGGGCGGGTATTTTTGCTGGTCACGGTGGAGCTGTGCAGCCTGACCTTTATCCCCGGCGACCGCAGCAAAAGCAACCTCGTCGCCACCAGCCTGTTCGCGGATGGGGCAGCGGCGGTGGTATTAGGGGCGGAGGGGATAGCCGATGCTTCAAGTACGCGCTTTCCTAGCGTCCTAGGCGGTTTTACCCGCCTTTTGCCCGACAGCTACGAGGTGATGGGCTGGGATCTTCATCCCCAGGGGCTCCAGGTGCGCTTTGCCCGGAGCATCCCTACCCTGGTGCAGCGGCAGTTGCCCCGGTTGGTCAGGGAGGGGCTCGAGGCATACGGCTTTCTCCCCGAAGAAATCGACCTGCACGTCCTCCACCCAGGCGGGGCCAAGGTACTGGCGGCCTACCAGGAAGCCCTAGGCTCGAGCCCGGAGAGCCTAGCCGCGGCCTGGGAGGTGCTGCGCGAGTACGGCAACATGTCCAGCCCCACGGTGCTCTTCGTGCTCGAGCGCCTCATGGGTGGCCCACGGAAAGCCGGAGAAATGGGCCTGCTGCTGGCCCTGGGGCCGGGGTTCGCCCTCGAGGGGGTCCTCCTGCGTTGGTGA
- a CDS encoding isoprenylcysteine carboxyl methyltransferase family protein has translation MSWPIYLALLLVAAQRLWELRLARRNLAWALERGAREYGREHYPLFFLLHIGWMLGWFFEGLARGGLAPAWGFWLALFILAQFLRYWAIASLGPYWNTRILVIPGAKRVRTGPYRFLRHPNYLAVGLELFALPLVFGAWVSALVATLLNAGLLLGIRIPAEERALREAYGSEK, from the coding sequence GTGAGCTGGCCGATCTATCTCGCCCTTTTATTGGTCGCCGCCCAGCGGCTTTGGGAGCTCCGGCTAGCTCGGCGAAACCTGGCCTGGGCGCTCGAGCGGGGGGCCCGGGAGTACGGGCGGGAGCATTACCCGCTTTTCTTCCTGCTGCACATCGGCTGGATGCTGGGGTGGTTTTTCGAGGGATTGGCGCGGGGGGGTCTCGCCCCGGCCTGGGGGTTCTGGCTGGCGCTCTTCATCCTGGCCCAGTTCCTGCGTTACTGGGCCATCGCCAGCCTGGGGCCCTATTGGAACACCCGCATCCTGGTGATCCCCGGGGCGAAGCGGGTCAGAACTGGCCCCTACCGCTTTCTCCGGCACCCCAACTACCTGGCGGTAGGGCTCGAGCTCTTCGCCCTACCGCTGGTCTTCGGGGCCTGGGTGAGCGCGCTCGTCGCCACGCTGCTCAACGCTGGGCTTTTGCTGGGGATTCGTATCCCCGCAGAGGAGCGGGCGTTGCGCGAAGCCTATGGTTCGGAAAAATAA